A window of Zalophus californianus isolate mZalCal1 chromosome 17, mZalCal1.pri.v2, whole genome shotgun sequence genomic DNA:
ggcctGGGCGCGCGACGAAGGTCCGAGGGAACCACCACTATTGGGGCCAGAGGCGATTTTTAATATTTCGCTGCAGCCGGAAGGCGATTTAGGCAATGCTCACACCTGAGCCCAGCCCCTAGGCGTGCGCACACTGATCCATTTGTCTGGGCTCCGGACCCACAGCCCATAGACCACTGCTGGCGTCTTGGCCCCATCTTCTGCAGAGTGCCGACTGCTCCGAGGTTCCCAAACTCAGAAACCCGACCATCTTCGTACTTAAGTGTGAAGCCCGCACCTTTcaattctccccaccccaccccaatcccTTATTCCTTGGAGCATCTTCTCTCCAAGTTTATTCTTCTGGGATCTTTGGGAAGATCCCGGGATACCTGCCGGATCTGGTGGGCCCAATGAGGTCACCGGTTGCCAAGCAGATTTAGTCTGGCTGGTAGACTTCATGGTTAACACATTTTGTGGACTGAGGGAAGGGGAGAACCTAGCTAGATAGGAACCCAGGGGGCGTGTTTCAGAGTTCATGCTCTTAGTCACTGTGCTATTCAACATATAGATTCAACACAGTGTAAAGCTTCAATATCTAAAACAGGGTGGTTCTGGAGCAGATTTGCAGGTAAATTAATGGCATAGAATACGAAGTCTAGAGGACCTGGCTACTGATGGAAGTCAGGATGTGAGATGAAGTGGGATTTCAAATTGGTGGGCAAGACATGAATTATTCAGTGATTGGGTTGAAACAGTTGGCACCTGGGAAAGGTTATGCTCCTTACATCATAATATATTTCAGATGGGTCAAGGGTCACgatgtaaaaaatgaaaacataattcaGTATGAATAAAGATGGGTGAACATTTCTATAATCTTGGCACAGGTAAGGGCTTTCAAAGAATAGCATAAAAACAAGAATCCATAAAGGAAAGGTTTGATAAGTTcaactatataaaaacaaaatctctgtggggcaaaataataagaaagtaaaataagttaaaaggcatcaaattcatagaaaagtCATTTATAACAAAGAGCTTAATTTCCCTAATAtgccaagaattttttaaattacacaaaaGGATCAACAAACCAATAGACAAATGGGCATACAAAATGAAGAGTTCAGAAGTAAACTACAGACTATCTTATGATTCAGAAACCCACCTCTGGGGATATATCCAAGGGAATGAAATCACTACCTCAAAGAGATTCCTAtggtcattgcagcattatttgtaatagccaagatatggaagcaacctaagtgtccatctatggatgaatgaataaagaaaatgttatatgtagaataatgggatattattcaggcaagagaaagaaggaaatcctgccatttgtgacaacatagatagactctgaggacattatgctaagtgaaataagtcagagaaagataaatactgtatgatctcacatgtggaatctaaaaaagttgatcttatagaaacagagtagaatggtggttaccaggtgCTAGGGAGTAGAGGAAATAGTGAGatgttggtaaaagggtacaaacatGGCAACTACAACATActgtattacatacttgaaagttgctaagagaatagatcttaaatgttctcaccacataagaaaaggtaattatgtgaggtgatgaaaaGTGTTAActctattgtggtaatcattttgcaatagatATGTAGATCTAATCATTGCATTATACACctcaaacttacacaatgttatatgccaattatacctcaataaaactgaagaaataaagaactggCATATGAATAACAGTGGACCCTAAAGTAAAGAGAATAGACGGATAAGAGGCAATAAGTAAACTAATACTAGAAGTTAAtgtcttccatttaaaaaaaaaaatccatttttacaaatttaaagGTTTCACCAGGTTTCAGGCAGTTttgatgagaaaaaatatatatgtatctggGCATATCCTGGTGAAATCTGTAAACtccagaaatgaagagaaaaatcttacaGGCATgtagacagagaaaaacaagttacAAAGGAAAACGGATCAGATTAGCATTGGATTTCTCAGCATTATCAGCAGAAGGCAGAAGAGTATGAGATGACATCTACagagataataaaagaaattgcAACCCAAGAATCCTTTATCCAGCCAAGATACCATGAGCTctcagtgggtgggtgggggggaatctgttttttaacaagctctccagatgattcttaggcatactaaagtttgagaaacattggCTTAAATCACAGAAAAAGATAGAGAGATCCTTATTTTACTTTATGAAGTAAAGCATCACTTTAATACTAAAATCTAGAAAAAGATAGTAGGGGGAAAATCATCTACAACAACTAGATgaacaaactaaataaatattagcaaacagaatccagcaATTTATCAAAAGGATAATACATTATGACTAAGGATTGATTTCACAGGACTGGTTCAATATCAAAAAATCTATCAACAAGATGAAAATGCACTTGGCAAAATTCAGCAgctctatgaatatactaaaaaatattgaattgtaAGCTTCAAGTAGGTGGCATTGTGCAAAAAGAAAATAGGTGAACTCTATGGTGtatggattatatctcaataaagcttttgtAAAAGAAAACTTTAGGATTCTGAACAAAAGGAAGCTTGGCAGGCAAGGTAAAAGGCTGACAGAATTAATGACTGGATTTTGGGTACTCTATGGAGAGAGGGCAGACAAGGGAGAGTGGAGCTTCCAACTCCTAGTTCACTTTACTGCTGAGAGGTGGAAGCCGGGAGGAGAACCAGTGGGCGGGGCCTAAAAGGAGGGAAGCCCAATGAATATCAAGTGGAACCATACCCTTAAAGAGAGCAGCAATTTTTAATTCCTCCGTAATTAACCTCCTCTTATCAGCAAGAGTGAGGAAATCCAGAGAAAATGACCCCTTgtagaacagtttttttttttaaagattttttatttatttattcatgaaagacagagagagaggcagatggagaagcaggctcccaaggagcagggagcctgacctgggactcgatcccaggaccctgggatcatgacctgagccgaaggcagacgtttaaccatctgagccacccaggcacccacaacaGTTCTTTTCTGATGAACCACCCCACACTTCAAATTTcacaccccccccactccacaACCCTCTCAAGGGAAACCCACTCAGAATTATTAGGCAATCAGAAATCCCAGATCTCCAGGCAGTAGCTATCACTTCTTTATGTTGATTCAAAATTTTCAAGGCTGAAAGTTGTTCATTCAATTCTCTTACTTTTTGGAATCTCTGCTGCATTTGTAAAAACCAGATTTTTGTTGAGACTCAGGTTTTGACTTTGTTGATCCtgtttttggggggaggggatgttGTTGCTGAAAACTGGGAACCAAGATTCTTTTTTCTAtatcagtatttctttctttcttttttttttttaagattttatttatttattcatgagagacagagagagagagagggagagggagaagcaggctcccaaggagcagggagcccgatgcgggacttgatcccaggaccctgggatcatgacctgagccgaaggcagccgcttaactatctgagccacccaggcgcccatatatCAGTATTTCTGTATCAGTAATTTTTGctgcttattttcttccttttactttagatttattgttctttttctaccttctttaaTTGGATGTTTTAGCTAATCAATTTTCAGCCTTCTTTtctaataacttaaaatttaccaATTTACTGCATCTGCTCCTCCCACCAAGGCTCACACAATGCAGATTTCTCCTAAATGGAAAATAGGTTTGGAGGCAGGACAGGCCAAATATgggcgcgtgcgcgcacacaccccccccacaccaaTTTAGCTCCCTTCCAACATTTTGATATGCAGTTCTTATTGCTTACTTTTATgtagtttctaatttttattatgctGTAGTCCTTgacccatgaatttttttttaaagactttgctgtttttttaagattttatttatttgagaaagagagagagtacgagcagggggaggggcagaaggagaagcagaatcctccttgagcagggagccctgggatcatgaccccagccgggggcagatgcttaaccaactgagtcacccaggcaccctgacccatgatttttttttttttgcaatacaGTGATagcaaattaatttatttagtacTTTTTCCATTCCATATCATCAGGAGGATTGATTTCAACTTTCCTTTTACCTACATCAGACCAGTTGGTACTCAAAACTACCATCAGACTCCATAAATGATTTGTTCATAGCACGTTTCACTTCATCAGAACCATCTGAATAGATCTgctgaaataatttgtttaaagcTGCATCTCCCTccaacttctcatttttttcttcttctttgatttcacCAACCAATTTATCCCAATTTCTTGTATAATGAGATGATGATggatataagttctttacatCTGCTATGAACTGTTTCGGTTTAGGCACATCTCCTTGCCCCTCTAGCTTTTCCCATCTCACAGcctctgtctttttcattttaatttcaatctTTGTTGAAAGTACTTTAAATGTGCTCTGTTCTGGGATTATAGGATGAAGAAGTCTCAGCTGCAAATTATAATCCTCTCCAGAAGGAAGTTTCACCAAAGCAGACAactctttttctgaaaattccACATTTACATTATTCTTCTGAACATTCTTGATCATAAGTGTAATGATTACTTGAGATTCTGTATGATACCAGTCATACTTGATTTTTGACTGATGAGTCCTCTGGGATGCACACACCTCAGATTGTGATCCATTCTGGGCCTCTTGACACCTTTTAATCCAGACAGTGAAATCAGGATCCGTACTATCTAATTTCTGTCCTCCTATAAAAGTTTCTAAAGCAGCGGCATAGTTTTTTTCATGGTATTCACATATCCCTTTTCTCAGCATAGCAGTGGAATTATTTGGATTGCGTTCAAGAGATTTCTTTGCATCAGCAACACCATCACAGTAATTCCCAAGAAGAATGTGACAATAAGCTCTTTGACAATAATATTGAGCATCATCTGGTTTCTGTTCCAAAGCCTTAGTCAGCTCCTCTAACGCCGCCTGGGGGTCCTCCTCGATCAGAGCATCTGAGAAGCTCCGGAAAAACTTCTGGACTGTTGCAGGTCCTGCTGCAGCTGCCGCCATCCCTCAAAATCGCTGTTGCTGTTAGAGCTGCTACCTCCGAGGTTATGAGCTATGCCGccccataattttttaaaatgcgattttaaaaatgtctaattatatgactttcttttgttgtgttttcattgttcATATCTGACTTAATAACACTGTAGTCATAGAACATGGTCTGTATGAtaatttgaaatttgttgaggcttgtgcTATGAGTTACTATGTGATCAATCTTATATTCTGTGTGCTTCAGAAGATATGTGTTCTCTACTGAATACAGGGTTCAACACATGTTCATTATGTCAAACATGTTAACTGTGTTCAAATGTATATACTTACTGTTTTTCTGCTAAAATTGTGTTAATTTTCCACAAAAATgttgaatttatcaatttctccttataattcattagttttataCATTTGAAGCTATATTAGGTCCATGCAATTTGTAATCTTTGTACCCTTCtcataaatataatcttttaacttctttatctcaaaaaatattttattgccgggcgcctgggtggctcagtcgttgggcgtctgccttcggctcaggtcgtgatcccagagtcctgggatcgagtcccacatcgggctccctccttggcaggaggcctgcttctccctctcccactcccactgcttgcgTTCctactcttgctgtctctgtcaaataaataaataaaatcttaaaaaaaaattttattggcataatgtttttgtcttttggttaGTATTTGGCAGGTATAGCTTCCTCCTCCCTTTTACTCTAAATCTTCCTGTGTCCTAATGTTATAGATATGCCTCGCATAAATGGCAGAGAGCTGGATTTAAAACAGTTCAATCttcaatatttgtcttttaattaggATATTTAGTCCATTTGTAAATAATTGTAATTACTAGTGTATGtggatttataatattttatcttcttgtcCAACTTTCTTTAcattaatcttttatattttgttttgcattctTGTGGGttgatttttctttgatttttttcctctgctgatCTGTGAATGCGACAGAAACCActagtgctttctttttttttttttaagattttatttatttgacagagagagacacagtgagagagggaacacaagcagggggagtgggagaaggagaagcaggcctcccactgagcagggagcccaatgccaggctggatcccaggacccagggatcatgacctgagctgaaggcatgcACTTAacgaatgagtcacccaggcgccccccactagTGCTTTCTAATAACTGTGTTCTCTGTTCTTCCGGCCTTTTTGTTCTGGCCAGTGGAATGTGGACAGAAGTCATATATTCCACATTCAGATCTGGCCTATAAAACgcattctctttctctatccACCAGATCGCTGGCAAAAACTCCAGAATCTAGAGAAGGGAAGAGCACCAAGATGAAAGAAGTCCTGGTTCTTTAATGACTGGATGTAGAACACTCTCACCCTTATTCCAGCCTATATTGTACTATATTCTGATGTaagcaggaaataaaatcttattgTACGAAGTCACTGAGACTTTGTATTGAAACTGTCAGAGAAGCTATCATTATTTACCTTAACTAATACATAAATtatagattgtttcttttttagtagTTACTCTTGAAATTTTAACATGAATCCTTATCAAAGTCTAAAGATCAATATTATATTTGTCATCCTGCTGAGAGGAATACCCTATCTCTAGCTAGGTACGATTCTTTCCAGTATTTTTGTTCATCACTTTTTTTAACCTTACAAATTAACCACTGTTATTACTGCTTTATGAAGTGAGTATGTGTTCACATTTACCCACATTATCATTAGTTTCTTGGCTTGACATTTCTTCTGTCTCAGGTCTCAGATCTTCCTTCTcagatcattttccttttccttgaagcACATACCTTACCAAAGATTTGTGAGTGGAAAATTGTTTTGTTCACCTGAAAATAACTGTATTTTGCTTTGTTCTCAAGGAATAGTTTTTGCTggatttataattcttttttttttaagattttatttatatatttgatagagagagagacagcaagagagggaacacaagcagggggagtgggagggggagaagcaggcttccctctgagcagggagcccgatgtgggactcaatcccaggaccctgggaccatgacctgagccgaagacagtcgcttaatgactgagccacccaggtgcccctggatttatAATTCTAAACTGACAGTTATTTTCTCACTTCTTGGCAGATACTTTCCCACTACCTGGCTTCTCTTGCCATTGAAAAGAAACCAGCTATGAAATAGTTATTCCTTTGTAAGTAATGTCTTTTCTGCCAGGTTGCTCTTTAGATCTATTTTTAGTGTGCtctagtttccttttatttatccttCTTTGGATTTGTTGTGCTCCCTTGGTGCAAGGATTTCTATCTTTCCTTGATTTTGGAAAGTGTTCAGcatttttctctttgcaaatTGCCTCTTCCCTATTCTTCCAATGATCACTTTCTGGAGCCCCTATTACACGTATGTTAGACTTTCTCCTACTACCCTCCATGTCTCATAATCtcatatattaaacatttaaaaatttttaattcaaccataattaacatacagtgttatattagtttcaggtgtacaatataatgattcaaaaattctatacagggcgcctgagtggctcagttggttaaacgactgccttcggctcaggttatgatcctggagtcctgggatcaagtcccacatcaggctcccccttctctctggggagcctgcttctccctctgcctctgcctgccactccctctgcttgtgctcactctctctctgtgtgtcaaataaataaaatctttaaaaaataaaaataaaaaaagaaagaaattaaaaaaaattccatacaatgctcatcaagataagtgtaatactggggcccctgggtggtgcagtcggttaagcatccgactcttggtttctgctcgggtcatgatttcagggttatgggatcaagccctgagttgggctccatgctcagtgcagagtctgcttgagattcttgatctctgcctctcttccagcttgtgttctcactctcccaaataaataaaataaactcttaaaaaaaagataagtgtactcttgatcccctttatttcacccatcacccccCTGAcctccccctggcaaccaccagtttgttctctgtatttaggtctgtttttttgtttgtctcttttttgtttgtttgttcatttgttacttaaatttcacatatggtTAATCTCATATTTTTAATACTG
This region includes:
- the LOC113936640 gene encoding protein SGT1 homolog, which translates into the protein MAAAAAGPATVQKFFRSFSDALIEEDPQAALEELTKALEQKPDDAQYYCQRAYCHILLGNYCDGVADAKKSLERNPNNSTAMLRKGICEYHEKNYAAALETFIGGQKLDSTDPDFTVWIKRCQEAQNGSQSEVCASQRTHQSKIKYDWYHTESQVIITLMIKNVQKNNVNVEFSEKELSALVKLPSGEDYNLQLRLLHPIIPEQSTFKVLSTKIEIKMKKTEAVRWEKLEGQGDVPKPKQFIADVKNLYPSSSHYTRNWDKLVGEIKEEEKNEKLEGDAALNKLFQQIYSDGSDEVKRAMNKSFMESDGSFEYQLV